The DNA sequence ATCGACGTGGAACTCGTGCAGCTCGGTGCTGCCGAGACTGTCCGAGCCGATGAGGACGCCGCCGGGACGAAGCACTCGAAGCGCCTCAGCGAGGATCGCGGACTGCCCGGCGAGGGTCGGCACGTGATGCAGCATCGTGAAGGTGCCCACCGAGTCGAAGCTGTCAGCGTCGTACGGGACCTCGGTGGCATTGCCGGTCACGACCTCGACGTTGGAGTCCGTGAACCGCTGCGCGAGCTTTGCTGCCGCTTCGGGATCGATCTCGATCGCGACCAGCCGCTTCACCCGCTGGCGCAGCCAGTCGGTGGCGGCGCCCGGGCCGGGTCCGATCTCGAGCATCTCCTGACCGAGCTCGACCCGCTCGGCGAGCCCGGGCAACAGCTCTTCTTGGATGAAGGTGGCCCATTCCGGGCTGGGACACAGCTGCTGGTGGTTGCTGTTCATAGGAGGGACGCTAAGGCGAGCGGGTCGGCTGGCCAACGGCGTAACGTGCCATGTGGTGTCGCTGAACGGACAAGATTCCGCCGCCGCGCTTGCTCTCGCCGGCGGCGCCGGTGCGTGCGACACCGGCGGGCCGGGCGACGACGCCAAAGCTGACGCGACCATCGTGGTGTGCACGTTCCCGATGCCGCCCGGGTCGGTCTTCGACTGGCATACACATGCCGACCACCAGCTCGCCTGGGCAGCGTCGGGAGTCCTCACCGTTCGCACCGAGGAATCGGCCTGGGTCCTGCCGCCGACGCGGGCGCTCTGGATCCCGGCGGGCGTTCGACACGAGACGCTGTCGGAGGGCACCACCACGATGCAGTCCGGCTACGT is a window from the Mycobacteriales bacterium genome containing:
- a CDS encoding class I SAM-dependent methyltransferase translates to MNSNHQQLCPSPEWATFIQEELLPGLAERVELGQEMLEIGPGPGAATDWLRQRVKRLVAIEIDPEAAAKLAQRFTDSNVEVVTGNATEVPYDADSFDSVGTFTMLHHVPTLAGQSAILAEALRVLRPGGVLIGSDSLGSTELHEFHVDDTYNPIDPAGLLVVLRALGFDRITVTVDGIITFIAHKPGDTEGCG